CTCCTCACCAGggtcaccttcctctccattcGTGCCTGGCTTTCCAGAAGGGCCTTCTGGACCACGTAGTCCTGGTCTTCCTCGCATTCCAGGTGTACCAACCCCAGTGAAGCAATCCTGTCCAGGAGGTCCGTCTATGCCATTcttaaaaacgaataaaactCATAAAACCCATAAAAATACAGTAAGCTgttttttgcctttatttacgCACCTGTCCAGCCATTCCAGGCTCTCCTATGTCGCCTTGTTCACCTCGTTCACCTGGTTCTCCGTCTGCACCACTAACTCCTCGTTTGCCCTGCTGACCCGGTCGTCCTTGCAGTCCGGGAGGACCGGCAAGACCAGGTAGACCTTTTTCACCCGGAGGGCAGATAATAAGAACTGCAAAGCGAGACAGTTGCTCAGATCTTAGATTACAGGGaacactccacgaatctgaggtggtacggatttcaggtggagtattcgtatacgggatagtagattatggagagggggtgattccatccatttcttcttaattgccgtaaaaaacggcccggaagatacgtcttcgGGCGTACTCATCTtctgagccgttttttacggcaattaggaagaaatagacggaatcacttctccataatctacgaccccgtatacgaatactccacttgaaatccgtaccacctcagattcgtgaggtgatgcccttaaaatGAGAATACGACTAACCCGGAGGTCTTGTCGATGGTGGCCCTGGCGGTCTTACTCCAGGCGCACCTATCGGCCCATTTTTGCCGTCAGCGCCAACGTCACCTGGTTTACCGGGCAACCCTGGCGGACCTGGTGGTCCTGGTGGGCAGTCACGTCGGGGTAAACCACAGTCTGAAGGATTTCTTATTTGCAGCTTATTGGTTTACAATACTTTCTGGAGCGTATTTATGTGGTGTGTTTCCTACATGTCCGCCATTTTTAAttctactttatttctttctagcAAAAATGCATTTtatataaatagtaaatacGTCGCATTATTTACTACACAACAATTACAAACAATCTATTTCTatatgaattttattttttttcttttcaaagttctCGAGATATCAGTTTTGATGCACTTACTGAGAGAAAAATGATGGGTACAAAGTTGTCGACATTAATTGTCTCAAAATTTTCGTGTATCTGAGACGAAATCATCTTCCGAATCCAGATCCATCTTGCTATAtgtgcgagaactggtctgcatcttttgcattttctaGTTTACGACCCCATTCTACTCTTATTGGCGAACAAAGAGAGTCGTAATTTTCCATGGACGATATTATCGTCGTCATTGCAAGCACTATTTCTGTGCTCGTACCTGTCTCAAAACTAGCTACAGCAGGTTTTAATGCATAGAGCAAGGCCAAACGTACTGCATGTAGTTGATTCACTCCTTTTAAGTCGAGagaatttgtagaaaattgaCTTTTGTCCTGGTATACCGTGGAAAGTGGCGATATATGACCATGTTCCGTcggaaatttcctgaaaaaaggacGGCTGTTGTTTGAACCTACTGTATTGCCTATTGGGGAATTAATTGATATCCGCAGCCTCACCTTAAATTCTTTTATGTTCCCCATGACGTCATCGTACATTAATAAGATATCATTAGTGATTACTACAAATCCAAGAGTGCAAACGATGACAACGAATCCAGAAAGCGTTCCGCTACAGTATGCTGCAACTCGCGCAGCTTCTGG
The Necator americanus strain Aroian chromosome I, whole genome shotgun sequence genome window above contains:
- a CDS encoding hypothetical protein (NECATOR_CHRI.G1556.T1) encodes the protein MPEAARVAAYCSGTLSGFVVIVCTLGFVVITNDILLMYDDVMGNIKEFKEISDGTWSYIATFHGIPGQKSIFYKFSRLKRSESTTCNCGLPRRDCPPGPPGPPGLPGKPGDVGADGKNGPIGAPGVRPPGPPSTRPPVLIICPPGEKGLPGLAGPPGLQGRPGQQGKRGVSGADGEPGERGEQGDIGEPGMAGQNGIDGPPGQDCFTGVGTPGMRGRPGLRGPEGPSGKPGTNGEEGDPGEEGPQGADGLDGQEGFPGEDGQAGLAGKPGDDGGYCECPARGSVKRLRRRL